The Rhodobacter sp. genome segment CGTCGCGCCCGCCGATCTCGCCGCGCAGGTCCTTCAGGATCCGCACCTCGCGCGAGGAATGCATGGAATCGCCATAGGAACTGGCCTCCATGAAATCGACTTCGACCGGCAGGTCGATCTCGCGCACCAGATCGGCGATGAACACGAACGACCCCCTCAGCAGCCCCACCACCACCAGCTTGTCGGTGCCGTGAAACGCGGTGGTGATCTCCTCGGCCAGTTGTTCGACCCGCGCGGCGATCCGCTTGGCCGAGATCATCTGATCGATCACATAAGTGGGCTGGGTCATGGGGTCGCGGTCCTGAGGGGTTGAAAAGGCGACGCCACAATAGGAAAAGTCGCTTCCACTTGCCAGAGGACCGGATGCCCCGTCACAGCGAAAACCGCGTTTTGCCCTATAGCGCGCCGCAGATCTACGATCTGGTCGCGGATGTGGC includes the following:
- the hpt gene encoding hypoxanthine phosphoribosyltransferase, which produces MTQPTYVIDQMISAKRIAARVEQLAEEITTAFHGTDKLVVVGLLRGSFVFIADLVREIDLPVEVDFMEASSYGDSMHSSREVRILKDLRGEIGGRDVLVVEDIVDTGFTLHHVKNLLLSREPRRLEVCALLDKPSRREVDIRATWTGFEIPDEFVVGYGIDYAQRNRNLPYIGKVRFT